A genomic stretch from Candidatus Flexicrinis proximus includes:
- a CDS encoding helix-turn-helix domain-containing protein, with product MSDSEWVSLRRAAELLGVHPATVRNWADKGDIPSRRTPGGHRRFRLADLQRQIRQHSELQPVEVQVIIQNALGETRLQVGEGHLSGAPWYAAMREETRQAMRTQGRALLEELRQYLASGAPDSGLGRAIDMGTKYAVGLIADGLSLPQAVRGFIYFSDFVINSVLTWSELAAPRSPSEWAQLLRQVNTFMNAMLLSIIEYYQED from the coding sequence ATGAGCGATTCGGAGTGGGTGAGCTTAAGACGAGCGGCAGAACTGCTCGGCGTACATCCAGCAACCGTACGCAATTGGGCGGATAAGGGAGACATCCCATCGCGCCGCACGCCCGGGGGTCACCGGCGGTTTCGCCTTGCCGATCTGCAGCGGCAGATACGCCAGCATTCCGAGCTTCAGCCGGTAGAAGTACAGGTCATCATCCAGAATGCGCTCGGCGAGACGCGCCTCCAGGTAGGCGAAGGGCACTTATCCGGAGCGCCGTGGTATGCCGCGATGCGCGAAGAAACCCGGCAGGCCATGCGGACGCAGGGGCGCGCCTTATTGGAAGAACTGCGCCAATACCTCGCCAGCGGCGCGCCGGACAGCGGTCTCGGGCGCGCGATCGACATGGGAACCAAGTATGCAGTCGGCCTGATTGCCGACGGCCTATCTCTGCCTCAAGCGGTACGCGGGTTTATCTATTTTAGCGACTTCGTGATTAACTCCGTTTTGACATGGTCAGAGTTGGCCGCGCCCCGCAGCCCCTCCGAGTGGGCGCAGCTCTTGCGCCAGGTCAATACGTTTATGAACGCCATGCTTTTGTCGATCATCGAATACTACCAGGAAGACTAA